The following are encoded together in the Thermosipho japonicus genome:
- the rpmJ gene encoding 50S ribosomal protein L36: MKVQSSVKKRCEHCKIIKRKGRVYVICKVNPKHNQKQG; encoded by the coding sequence ATGAAAGTACAATCCTCAGTTAAGAAAAGATGCGAGCATTGTAAGATAATAAAAAGAAAAGGAAGAGTATACGTAATTTGTAAAGTAAATCCAAAGCATAATCAGAAGCAGGGTTGA
- the infA gene encoding translation initiation factor IF-1: MDLSNKEDIIKMEGTIVEALPNAMFRVELENGHKILAHISGKMRKNFIRLVPGDKVVVELTIYDLTKGRIVYRKKS, translated from the coding sequence ATGGATTTGTCGAATAAGGAAGATATTATCAAGATGGAAGGTACAATTGTTGAGGCTTTACCTAATGCGATGTTTAGAGTAGAGCTTGAAAACGGCCACAAAATTTTGGCACATATCAGTGGAAAAATGCGGAAGAATTTTATAAGGTTAGTGCCTGGAGACAAAGTTGTTGTTGAACTTACTATCTACGACTTAACTAAGGGAAGAATAGTCTATAGGAAAAAGTCATAA
- the rpsD gene encoding 30S ribosomal protein S4: MARYTGPQCKLCRREGMKLYLKGERCFTDKCAFDRRPFAPGDHGRDKKKLTQYGIQLRAKQTMKRIYGVLETQFRRYYETASRKSGDTRENLVVQVERRLDNVVYRLGFAVNRTTARQLVNHGHVLVNGRKVTIPSYQVRPGDVIEIREKSRDILPVKNAIELNKDKNTMPWLTVDYENYKGTYERNPKLEEVIDLPVDVQAIIELYSR, from the coding sequence ATGGCTAGATATACAGGTCCACAATGTAAACTTTGCAGACGCGAAGGAATGAAGTTGTACCTGAAAGGTGAAAGGTGCTTTACAGATAAATGTGCTTTTGATAGAAGACCTTTTGCTCCAGGTGATCATGGAAGAGACAAGAAAAAATTAACTCAATATGGAATTCAATTAAGAGCTAAACAAACAATGAAGAGAATCTACGGAGTTCTTGAAACACAATTTAGAAGATATTATGAAACAGCTTCCAGAAAATCAGGAGATACCCGTGAAAATCTTGTAGTTCAAGTAGAAAGAAGACTCGATAACGTAGTATATAGACTCGGATTTGCAGTTAATAGAACAACTGCAAGGCAACTAGTAAATCATGGACATGTTTTGGTAAATGGTAGAAAGGTTACTATTCCTTCTTACCAAGTAAGACCAGGAGATGTAATAGAAATAAGGGAGAAGAGTAGAGATATTTTACCAGTTAAAAATGCAATTGAGTTGAATAAAGATAAAAATACAATGCCATGGCTCACAGTTGATTATGAAAATTATAAAGGTACATACGAAAGAAATCCAAAACTAGAAGAAGTTATTGATCTTCCAGTTGATGTACAAGCAATTATCGAATTGTACTCGAGGTGA
- the rpsM gene encoding 30S ribosomal protein S13 — MARIVGVEIPNDKKVEIALTYIYGIGRTRAKQICEATNIDPDKRVRELNDEEISKIATYIQQNFKVEGELRTEVMQNIKRLIDIGCYRGFRHKLGLPVRGQKTKSNARTRKGPRPSRIKKKK, encoded by the coding sequence ATGGCTCGTATCGTCGGTGTTGAAATACCAAACGATAAGAAGGTAGAAATAGCGCTTACATATATATACGGTATTGGTAGAACAAGAGCAAAGCAAATTTGTGAAGCAACAAATATCGATCCAGATAAAAGAGTTAGAGAATTGAACGATGAGGAAATCAGTAAAATAGCAACATACATCCAACAAAATTTCAAAGTTGAAGGTGAATTGAGAACTGAAGTTATGCAAAATATAAAAAGGCTAATTGACATTGGATGTTATAGAGGATTTAGACACAAATTGGGCTTGCCGGTTAGAGGTCAAAAAACAAAATCAAATGCAAGAACTAGGAAAGGTCCAAGACCAAGCAGAATTAAAAAGAAAAAATAG
- the rpmD gene encoding 50S ribosomal protein L30: MKKLKITLVKSPIGYKYDQKDTVKRLGLRKLNSTVIKDDVPQIRGMIRKVRHLVKVEEIEE; the protein is encoded by the coding sequence ATGAAAAAATTAAAAATTACACTTGTTAAAAGTCCAATAGGTTATAAATATGATCAAAAAGATACAGTAAAAAGATTGGGATTAAGAAAGTTAAATTCTACAGTAATAAAAGATGATGTTCCTCAAATTAGAGGTATGATTAGAAAAGTTAGGCATTTAGTTAAGGTAGAGGAAATAGAGGAATAA
- the secY gene encoding preprotein translocase subunit SecY produces the protein MWKALKNAFKIPELRDRIVFTLLMLIVFRLGIYIPVPGVNLKAWGAAFSQMGTGSAGGLLSFYDVFTGGAFKRFSIFALSVTPYINASIILQLLSSVIPSLKEMLKEGEEGRKKFQRLTRNLTVLLGALQAFVISFGLARGFENILVIPLWTFVFLATVSLLAGTMFLLWIGDRITEKGIGNGISVLIFAGIVARYPTYFRTAVLGGLNIFEWIFLLGVMFLMVIGIIYVQQAERRIMVQYASRMVGRRIYGGTSTHIPIKVNHSGVIPIIFGWAIVSIPVGIAQLTNSETAKSLFSMTSPLVITIYAVLIFFFTYFYSVVVFDPKDIAQNIKSYGGYIPGIRPGKPTEQYITRVLNRITFVGALFLVAIALVPYLVQGVTGVNIWLGGTSALIAVGVALDIAQQMEAHLIMRNYEGFVKKGKLPGRR, from the coding sequence ATGTGGAAAGCGTTAAAGAACGCATTTAAAATTCCTGAATTACGCGACAGAATAGTATTTACTCTGTTAATGTTAATTGTTTTTAGACTAGGTATATATATTCCGGTTCCTGGGGTGAACTTAAAGGCATGGGGGGCTGCCTTTTCTCAAATGGGCACAGGTAGTGCAGGTGGTTTATTAAGTTTTTATGATGTCTTTACCGGTGGGGCATTTAAAAGATTTTCTATTTTTGCTTTGAGTGTTACACCTTATATTAATGCATCTATTATTTTGCAATTACTTTCTTCAGTTATTCCTTCATTAAAGGAAATGTTGAAAGAAGGAGAAGAAGGAAGAAAGAAATTCCAAAGATTAACGAGAAATTTAACAGTTTTACTTGGTGCACTTCAAGCATTTGTTATTTCCTTTGGGCTTGCAAGAGGGTTTGAAAATATTCTTGTCATTCCACTTTGGACATTTGTATTTTTGGCAACAGTTTCTCTTCTTGCAGGGACTATGTTCTTACTTTGGATTGGTGATAGGATTACCGAGAAAGGTATTGGAAACGGAATTAGTGTTTTAATATTTGCTGGAATAGTTGCAAGATATCCAACTTACTTTAGAACAGCAGTTCTTGGCGGTTTGAATATCTTTGAATGGATTTTCTTACTTGGTGTAATGTTCTTGATGGTTATTGGAATTATTTATGTACAACAAGCAGAAAGAAGAATAATGGTTCAATATGCTTCAAGAATGGTTGGAAGAAGAATTTATGGTGGAACATCAACCCATATACCAATTAAAGTTAATCACAGTGGTGTTATACCTATAATTTTTGGTTGGGCAATTGTTTCCATCCCGGTTGGAATCGCACAACTTACAAACTCTGAGACAGCAAAATCCTTATTTTCAATGACCAGTCCATTAGTAATTACAATTTATGCAGTGTTGATCTTCTTCTTTACATACTTTTATAGTGTTGTTGTTTTTGATCCAAAAGATATTGCACAGAATATTAAGAGCTACGGTGGTTACATTCCTGGTATAAGACCTGGAAAACCAACAGAACAATATATAACAAGAGTATTAAATAGAATAACATTTGTCGGAGCACTCTTTTTGGTAGCAATAGCACTTGTTCCTTATCTTGTTCAAGGTGTAACGGGAGTGAATATTTGGTTAGGTGGAACAAGTGCCTTAATTGCAGTTGGTGTGGCTCTTGACATAGCTCAACAAATGGAAGCACACTTGATTATGAGAAATTACGAAGGTTTTGTTAAAAAGGGTAAACTCCCAGGAAGGAGATGA
- the rplO gene encoding 50S ribosomal protein L15 translates to MRLSDIRPTPGSMRKRIRVGRGIGSGKGKTSGKGHKGQKARGTGKVHPWFEGGQTPIHRRLPKFGFKNFAKKVYTVVNVEDLERKFNSGDEVTPEKLLEVGLIKKINDGVKILGNGEITKPLTVVAHAFSSSARRKIEAVGGKAEVI, encoded by the coding sequence ATGAGGTTATCAGATATAAGACCTACTCCTGGTTCCATGAGAAAAAGAATTAGAGTGGGTAGAGGAATTGGTTCTGGAAAAGGAAAAACATCTGGTAAGGGTCACAAAGGTCAAAAAGCAAGAGGAACTGGAAAAGTTCATCCATGGTTTGAAGGTGGCCAAACACCTATTCATAGAAGACTTCCAAAATTTGGATTCAAAAACTTTGCTAAGAAAGTATATACAGTTGTTAACGTTGAAGATCTTGAAAGAAAATTTAATTCTGGTGATGAAGTGACACCTGAAAAATTGCTTGAAGTTGGTTTAATTAAGAAAATAAATGATGGGGTTAAAATTTTAGGAAATGGAGAAATAACAAAACCTCTGACGGTAGTAGCCCATGCCTTTAGTTCAAGTGCCAGGAGGAAGATTGAAGCCGTAGGCGGCAAGGCAGAGGTGATTTAA
- a CDS encoding adenylate kinase: MNIVFLGPPGAGKGTYAKRLVEMLNIPHISTGDMFREAVASKSELGKKVEEILKRGDLVPDDLTNSIVKERLSKEDCKNGFILDGFPRTVAQAKALDEIMSSLGKDLDYVIYFEVDEEVVVKRISNRRICSNCGKIYNLITLPPKVDGKCDVCGGTLYQREDDKEEVVRKRYRIYMENTYPVIEYYQKSNKLFTVNGALDVDSVIKEVLNIIRR; encoded by the coding sequence ATGAATATAGTCTTCCTGGGGCCCCCCGGGGCAGGTAAGGGGACTTACGCTAAAAGGTTAGTAGAAATGCTCAATATTCCACATATATCAACTGGTGATATGTTTAGAGAAGCAGTTGCTTCTAAAAGTGAGCTTGGAAAAAAGGTTGAGGAAATTTTAAAACGTGGGGATCTAGTACCAGATGATTTAACTAACTCAATTGTCAAAGAACGATTATCTAAAGAAGATTGTAAAAATGGATTTATCTTAGACGGTTTTCCAAGAACGGTAGCTCAAGCAAAAGCATTAGATGAGATAATGAGTTCGCTTGGGAAAGATTTAGATTACGTGATTTATTTTGAAGTTGATGAAGAGGTAGTAGTTAAGAGAATTAGTAATAGAAGGATATGTAGTAATTGTGGAAAGATATACAATTTAATTACACTACCTCCAAAGGTTGATGGGAAATGCGATGTCTGTGGTGGTACGCTTTACCAAAGAGAAGATGATAAAGAAGAAGTAGTAAGAAAAAGATACAGAATTTATATGGAAAATACATATCCTGTAATAGAATATTATCAAAAATCTAACAAACTTTTTACAGTTAACGGTGCTTTAGATGTTGATTCAGTAATAAAAGAAGTATTAAATATTATCAGAAGGTGA
- the rplQ gene encoding 50S ribosomal protein L17, translating into MRHRMKRHRIGRYGSHRKATLRNLSREIVEHGSIITTTPKAKAVQIFFEKLMTKAVKAKKADKKEREVALRREIFKALGDRRLVNKLVDEIAPKCLDRQGGYTAIYKVGPRRGDGAEMSLIKLVIEE; encoded by the coding sequence ATGAGACATCGAATGAAAAGACACAGAATAGGTAGATATGGAAGCCATAGAAAAGCAACTTTAAGAAATCTCTCAAGAGAAATTGTTGAACATGGTAGTATAATTACAACAACTCCAAAGGCAAAGGCTGTACAAATTTTCTTTGAAAAATTAATGACAAAGGCTGTAAAAGCAAAAAAAGCTGATAAAAAGGAACGAGAAGTTGCATTGAGAAGAGAAATATTCAAAGCACTTGGAGATAGAAGATTGGTAAACAAGTTAGTTGATGAAATTGCTCCAAAATGCTTGGACAGACAAGGTGGATATACAGCAATTTATAAGGTTGGCCCAAGAAGAGGCGACGGCGCAGAAATGTCATTAATTAAGCTTGTAATAGAAGAGTAA
- a CDS encoding trigger factor, producing the protein MEIKELGVDKNIVTKEFIFDSAEIQRAEKRTLNELNRKYTIEGFRKGKVPLSVFKARFGKDFYDYFVFEQLVEEIYKSFEEESNLLLIPEIAEKEINSESAKIVVNFHKKPVAKVDFEKIKVKVANKDQVLENYLDLRLKTLREENAVLEPKEGPAEFDDLVRVKTYVTNKETGKVLVDGNEDEYVLYKDDERPTIQNLVGHKKGDVVEFDREFQKDEEEKIVYHYKIEILDVYKRILPELTDEFVKNNLTEMHLETLDELKNKILEEGTKIYDDEIKHSIREQILAQLPEATELFISEKTIDYAVRLIVNNMKEEGKYEEYVKKYDNEEKAKEAIREYYVSELKKEAAIEKIAKEYDIERKATDEELEKYAEILAPYWGISVERAKVLVKERAEVRNEVENMIFVDKVLDKISENVEKEIVDINKEGGEDEGNN; encoded by the coding sequence ATGGAAATTAAAGAACTTGGTGTTGATAAAAACATTGTGACAAAAGAATTTATATTTGATTCTGCAGAGATACAAAGAGCTGAAAAGAGAACATTAAACGAACTTAATAGAAAGTACACTATAGAGGGATTTAGGAAGGGTAAAGTTCCTCTTTCTGTTTTTAAAGCTAGATTTGGAAAAGATTTTTATGATTATTTTGTTTTCGAACAATTAGTTGAGGAAATATATAAATCTTTTGAGGAAGAGTCAAATTTGTTACTTATACCAGAAATTGCAGAAAAAGAAATAAATAGTGAAAGTGCGAAAATAGTTGTTAATTTTCACAAAAAACCAGTAGCTAAAGTAGATTTTGAGAAAATTAAGGTAAAAGTAGCAAACAAAGATCAAGTTTTAGAAAATTATCTTGATTTAAGATTAAAAACATTAAGAGAGGAAAATGCAGTATTAGAGCCAAAAGAAGGGCCAGCAGAGTTTGACGATTTAGTAAGAGTTAAGACGTACGTAACTAACAAAGAAACAGGTAAGGTTTTGGTTGATGGTAATGAAGATGAGTATGTACTTTATAAAGATGATGAAAGACCTACAATTCAAAATCTTGTAGGGCACAAAAAAGGCGATGTTGTTGAATTTGATAGAGAATTTCAAAAAGATGAAGAAGAAAAAATAGTTTATCACTACAAAATAGAGATTTTAGATGTTTACAAGAGAATTCTTCCAGAACTTACCGATGAATTTGTAAAGAATAATTTGACTGAAATGCATTTAGAAACACTTGATGAATTGAAAAATAAAATTTTAGAAGAAGGTACAAAAATATACGATGATGAAATAAAGCATTCAATTAGAGAACAAATTCTTGCACAACTTCCAGAAGCAACAGAATTGTTTATTTCAGAAAAAACAATTGATTATGCAGTAAGATTGATTGTAAATAACATGAAAGAAGAAGGGAAATACGAAGAGTACGTAAAAAAATATGATAATGAAGAAAAGGCTAAAGAAGCAATTAGAGAATACTATGTTAGCGAATTGAAAAAGGAAGCAGCAATTGAAAAGATTGCTAAAGAATACGATATTGAAAGAAAAGCAACTGATGAAGAGCTTGAAAAATATGCAGAAATTCTTGCTCCATATTGGGGTATTAGTGTTGAAAGAGCTAAAGTATTAGTTAAAGAAAGGGCAGAAGTAAGAAATGAAGTAGAAAATATGATTTTTGTTGATAAGGTTTTAGATAAGATTTCAGAAAATGTTGAGAAGGAAATCGTTGATATAAACAAAGAAGGTGGCGAGGATGAAGGAAATAATTAA
- the clpP gene encoding ATP-dependent Clp endopeptidase proteolytic subunit ClpP encodes MKEIINQYVPMVVESNGKYERAYDIYSRLLKDRIVFLGSAIDDHVANLVVAQLLFLEAEDPDKDIQLYINSPGGSVSAGLAIYDTMQYIKCDVATICIGQAASMGAVLLAGGTKGKRFSLPNSRIMIHQPLGGAEGPAKDVEIMTKELLRIKNKINEILSFHTGQPIERIEKDTDRDFFMTPEEALEYGLIDKVIKPEDRK; translated from the coding sequence ATGAAGGAAATAATTAATCAGTACGTTCCAATGGTTGTTGAAAGTAATGGAAAATATGAGAGAGCATACGATATATACTCAAGACTTCTTAAAGATAGAATAGTATTTTTGGGAAGTGCAATAGATGATCATGTCGCTAATTTGGTTGTAGCCCAGCTTTTGTTTTTAGAGGCAGAAGATCCTGATAAAGATATTCAACTTTATATAAATTCACCTGGTGGTTCTGTAAGTGCAGGGCTTGCTATATATGATACAATGCAGTATATAAAATGTGATGTTGCTACGATTTGTATTGGGCAGGCTGCTTCTATGGGAGCTGTTTTGCTTGCAGGAGGTACAAAAGGAAAGAGATTTTCTTTGCCAAATAGCAGAATAATGATTCATCAACCACTTGGCGGGGCAGAAGGTCCTGCAAAAGATGTGGAGATAATGACAAAAGAGCTTTTAAGAATAAAAAATAAAATTAATGAGATACTAAGTTTTCATACAGGCCAACCAATCGAAAGAATTGAAAAAGACACAGATAGAGACTTTTTTATGACACCTGAAGAAGCTTTGGAATACGGTTTGATAGATAAAGTTATAAAACCAGAAGATAGAAAATGA
- a CDS encoding DNA-directed RNA polymerase subunit alpha, giving the protein MEFVMPKRLKMEEHKESDDYYYARYVLSPLEKGYATTIGNTLRRVLLSSIPSLAITDVKFVRPEKYHEFDTIEGVKEDILEILLNLKKVQLSMEDYVEEPVELTIQHKGAGEIKAGDIIVPAGVSVTNPNLHIATLNEDADLEIKLYATIGKGFVPAAERNEKPDIGWIVLDGVYNPVLKVNWIVENVRVGKKTDYDKLVLEIWTKKNIKPSDALKKAVKIINDHFRIIEESFGEFDEEKDIAEVSEVSSIEEEEVVDENDILSRKIDELDLSMRALNCLKRDKIETIGDLLSRGEEELLKIKNFGQKSLDEVKEKLMEKFGLSFGKGES; this is encoded by the coding sequence ATGGAATTTGTTATGCCTAAAAGACTTAAGATGGAGGAGCACAAAGAATCGGATGATTACTATTATGCACGTTATGTGCTTTCTCCTCTTGAAAAAGGTTATGCTACAACAATTGGAAATACATTGAGAAGAGTTTTGTTATCATCGATACCTTCTCTTGCAATAACGGATGTAAAATTTGTAAGGCCAGAAAAATATCATGAATTTGATACTATCGAAGGTGTAAAAGAAGATATTCTTGAGATTCTTTTAAATTTAAAAAAAGTTCAGCTTTCAATGGAAGATTATGTAGAAGAGCCTGTTGAGTTGACAATTCAACATAAAGGTGCTGGTGAGATAAAAGCAGGAGATATAATAGTCCCAGCAGGTGTGAGCGTAACAAATCCTAATTTACATATTGCAACTTTAAATGAAGATGCAGATCTGGAAATAAAGCTTTATGCAACTATAGGAAAAGGATTTGTACCAGCAGCAGAAAGAAATGAAAAACCTGATATAGGTTGGATAGTTTTAGATGGAGTTTATAATCCAGTTTTAAAAGTTAACTGGATTGTAGAAAATGTTAGGGTTGGTAAAAAGACAGACTATGATAAGTTAGTATTGGAAATATGGACAAAGAAGAATATTAAGCCATCAGATGCATTAAAGAAAGCTGTTAAAATAATAAACGATCACTTTAGGATTATTGAAGAAAGTTTTGGAGAATTTGATGAAGAAAAGGATATTGCTGAAGTGAGTGAAGTAAGTTCAATTGAAGAAGAAGAGGTTGTTGATGAGAACGATATTTTGAGTAGAAAAATTGATGAGTTAGATTTATCAATGCGTGCACTAAATTGCTTAAAACGCGATAAAATTGAAACAATTGGTGATTTGTTGAGTAGAGGAGAAGAGGAACTATTAAAAATCAAAAATTTTGGTCAAAAATCACTTGATGAAGTAAAAGAAAAGTTGATGGAAAAGTTTGGGCTCAGCTTCGGAAAGGGGGAAAGTTGA
- the rplF gene encoding 50S ribosomal protein L6, giving the protein MSRIANKPIVIPNGVEVKVEGNVLKVKGPLGELKQDFLPYVKVEINGNEMNVKPNVDYMKRRSDLKKMKMFTGTYWRLFNNMVIGVTKGFKKELEIVGIGYRAQLQGKKLVMNLGYAHPVEMEIPSDVKVEVPSPNKIIVSGIDKQRVGQVAADIRKWREPNVYSGKGIRYVGEVVRLKEGKKA; this is encoded by the coding sequence ATGTCCCGTATAGCAAATAAACCTATTGTTATACCAAACGGAGTAGAAGTAAAAGTTGAGGGAAATGTCTTAAAAGTAAAAGGACCACTTGGTGAATTAAAACAAGATTTTTTACCATACGTTAAAGTTGAAATTAATGGTAATGAAATGAATGTAAAACCTAATGTTGACTACATGAAAAGAAGATCAGATTTGAAAAAGATGAAGATGTTTACAGGAACATATTGGAGATTATTTAACAATATGGTAATTGGAGTTACTAAAGGATTTAAAAAAGAACTTGAAATCGTTGGAATAGGTTACAGGGCACAATTACAAGGAAAGAAACTTGTTATGAATCTTGGATATGCCCATCCAGTTGAAATGGAAATTCCTTCTGATGTAAAAGTAGAAGTACCAAGTCCAAATAAAATAATTGTTAGTGGAATTGATAAACAAAGAGTAGGACAAGTTGCAGCAGATATTAGAAAATGGAGAGAACCAAATGTCTACTCAGGAAAAGGTATTAGATACGTAGGAGAAGTAGTAAGATTGAAAGAAGGAAAGAAAGCATAA
- the rpsK gene encoding 30S ribosomal protein S11: MAKKTRRVVKRKKKLTVDRGVVHIKSTYNNTIITLTDPDGKVITWGSGGTAGFQGTRKGTPYAAQLAADQVAKEAVKLGMKKVDILVKGPGSGREAAIRTFQAAGLEIGVIKDVTPIPFNGCRPKKKRV; the protein is encoded by the coding sequence ATGGCCAAAAAAACACGTAGAGTTGTAAAAAGAAAAAAGAAATTAACAGTTGATCGTGGAGTAGTTCACATAAAATCAACATATAACAATACAATAATTACTTTGACCGATCCAGATGGTAAAGTAATCACCTGGGGTAGTGGAGGAACTGCTGGGTTTCAAGGAACAAGAAAAGGTACCCCATATGCAGCACAGCTTGCAGCCGACCAGGTTGCTAAAGAAGCAGTCAAGCTTGGTATGAAAAAAGTTGACATTTTGGTAAAAGGCCCAGGTTCAGGAAGAGAAGCTGCAATAAGGACATTCCAAGCAGCTGGACTCGAGATAGGAGTAATAAAAGATGTTACACCAATTCCATTCAATGGCTGCAGGCCAAAGAAGAAAAGAGTTTAA
- the map gene encoding type I methionyl aminopeptidase, translated as MIYIKSKEEIEKIKIASQAVGTILSEAKKVAVEGASAWDIELLAEKILKELKCAPAFKGYNGYPYITTVSVNDEIIHGFPLKKKVFKKGDIVSIDVGAIYEGYYGDGAYTYIIGETDEIGTKLVEITKKSLEIAIKTVRAGIRLGDVSYEIQKYVEENGFNVVRDFVGHGVGKKLHEDPQIPNYGKKGTGVILREGMTIAIEPMVTEGGWHVVILDDGWTVVTKDGKRAAHFEHTLLVKKDGCEVLTRRGDGFVE; from the coding sequence TTGATTTATATTAAATCTAAGGAAGAAATTGAAAAGATAAAAATAGCTTCTCAAGCGGTTGGAACAATATTATCCGAGGCTAAAAAAGTAGCAGTTGAAGGAGCTAGCGCTTGGGATATTGAGCTTCTTGCTGAAAAAATTTTGAAAGAATTGAAATGTGCTCCTGCATTTAAAGGTTATAATGGTTATCCATATATTACAACTGTTTCAGTAAATGACGAAATTATTCATGGTTTTCCATTGAAAAAGAAAGTATTTAAAAAAGGAGATATAGTTTCAATAGATGTTGGAGCAATATATGAAGGGTACTATGGTGATGGAGCGTATACGTATATAATCGGTGAAACAGATGAAATTGGTACAAAGTTAGTAGAAATCACAAAAAAGTCTTTGGAAATAGCTATAAAGACTGTAAGAGCTGGAATTAGATTAGGAGATGTATCATACGAGATACAAAAATATGTTGAAGAAAATGGATTTAATGTTGTTAGAGATTTTGTGGGGCATGGAGTCGGAAAAAAATTACACGAAGATCCTCAAATACCAAATTATGGTAAAAAAGGAACGGGAGTAATACTCAGAGAAGGTATGACAATTGCTATAGAACCAATGGTTACTGAAGGCGGCTGGCACGTAGTAATTTTGGATGATGGTTGGACTGTGGTTACTAAAGATGGGAAAAGAGCGGCACATTTTGAGCACACATTGTTAGTAAAAAAGGATGGATGTGAAGTTTTAACCCGGCGGGGTGATGGATTTGTCGAATAA
- the rplR gene encoding 50S ribosomal protein L18, with protein sequence MIKKENRNWRRKKRHLSIRKKIHGTADRPRLCVYKSEKHIYAQIIDDDKGHTLVAASTLDKELRETLKKTWNKEAAREVGKLIGKRAIEKGIKKVVFDRGGYRYHGRVAELAEGAREAGLEF encoded by the coding sequence ATGATAAAAAAAGAGAACAGGAATTGGAGAAGGAAAAAGAGACACCTAAGTATCAGAAAAAAAATCCATGGAACTGCAGATAGACCAAGATTGTGTGTATACAAGAGCGAAAAACATATTTATGCTCAAATAATAGATGATGATAAGGGACACACATTGGTTGCAGCATCAACATTGGATAAGGAATTAAGAGAAACTTTGAAAAAGACCTGGAACAAGGAAGCAGCAAGAGAAGTTGGGAAATTAATTGGTAAAAGAGCAATTGAAAAAGGCATTAAGAAAGTAGTATTTGATAGAGGTGGTTACAGATATCACGGGAGAGTTGCAGAACTTGCAGAAGGTGCCAGAGAAGCAGGCTTGGAATTTTAA
- the rpsE gene encoding 30S ribosomal protein S5 gives MADIAQKIRNTREDFEERIVEIRRTTKVTKGGKNLSFRVLAVVGNRNGKVGVGVGKAREVPDAIRKALSAARRNVFEVPIYNGTIPHEIVGRQDAAKVLLKPAAPGTGIISNGTVRAVVELAGIHNILTKTSGSTNPVVLAQATVNGLKNLLSLEKIAQLRDITPQEVIYGVKKEG, from the coding sequence ATGGCAGACATTGCACAGAAGATAAGAAATACAAGGGAAGACTTTGAAGAAAGAATAGTTGAAATAAGAAGAACAACAAAAGTTACTAAGGGTGGAAAAAATTTATCATTTAGAGTTTTAGCTGTTGTTGGGAATAGAAATGGAAAAGTAGGAGTTGGAGTAGGTAAAGCAAGAGAAGTGCCAGATGCAATAAGGAAAGCTTTATCAGCTGCAAGAAGAAATGTATTTGAAGTACCAATTTATAACGGAACAATTCCTCACGAAATTGTTGGAAGACAAGATGCAGCAAAAGTTTTACTTAAACCAGCAGCACCTGGTACAGGTATAATCTCAAATGGAACCGTCCGTGCTGTTGTTGAACTTGCAGGAATTCACAACATTCTTACAAAAACAAGCGGTTCAACAAACCCTGTTGTGTTAGCACAAGCAACAGTTAATGGTTTGAAAAACCTCCTATCATTGGAAAAAATTGCACAGTTGAGAGACATTACTCCACAAGAAGTTATCTATGGTGTAAAAAAGGAGGGTTAA